A stretch of Dyella sp. BiH032 DNA encodes these proteins:
- the mltG gene encoding endolytic transglycosylase MltG, with translation MRRRTMQGRAPWRGLILLVLLAAAGALAYGWLGFSRFSQSPLSVQGTGQSIDVGRGSSLKEIVAQLRAQGVTSAHPLYWRLLAEQLRVAGRLHAGEYALAPGMTPRDLLSNMAAGKVVQRHFTIVDGWTFRELRDALTKADKLRQDGAALDDAGVMEKIGAAGEMPEGRFLPETYAYVKGDSDLDILRRAYAAMAKTLDSLWAQRDKDLPLASPYEALILASIVEKETGRADERPRIAGVFVRRLRTHMLLQTDPTVIYGMGESYAGNIHRSDLTTDTPYNTYTRPGLPPTPIALPGRPALEAALHPAEGSELYFVSRGDGSHVFSSTLEEHNRHVACFQLKRCQ, from the coding sequence ATGAGACGACGCACGATGCAGGGGCGCGCGCCATGGCGCGGCCTGATTCTTCTGGTGCTGCTGGCAGCCGCCGGTGCGCTGGCCTATGGCTGGCTCGGCTTCTCGCGTTTCAGCCAGTCGCCGCTCAGCGTGCAGGGAACGGGGCAGAGCATCGACGTCGGCCGCGGCAGCAGCCTGAAGGAGATCGTCGCCCAGCTGCGCGCGCAAGGCGTCACCAGCGCGCATCCGCTTTACTGGCGCCTGCTCGCCGAGCAGTTGCGCGTGGCCGGTCGGCTGCATGCCGGCGAGTACGCGCTCGCGCCGGGCATGACGCCGCGCGATCTGCTCTCCAACATGGCCGCCGGCAAGGTCGTGCAGCGCCATTTCACCATCGTCGACGGCTGGACCTTCCGCGAACTGCGCGATGCCCTGACCAAGGCCGACAAGCTGCGCCAGGACGGCGCCGCGCTCGACGACGCCGGTGTGATGGAGAAGATCGGCGCCGCCGGGGAAATGCCCGAAGGCCGCTTCCTGCCGGAAACCTATGCCTACGTGAAGGGCGATAGCGACCTGGACATTCTCCGGCGCGCGTACGCGGCGATGGCCAAGACGCTGGACTCGCTGTGGGCGCAGCGCGACAAGGATCTCCCGCTGGCCTCGCCATATGAGGCGCTGATCCTCGCTTCCATCGTGGAGAAGGAGACCGGCCGCGCCGACGAGCGTCCGCGCATCGCCGGCGTGTTCGTCCGCAGGCTACGCACGCACATGCTGCTGCAGACCGACCCCACCGTGATTTACGGCATGGGCGAGAGTTACGCCGGCAACATCCACCGAAGCGACCTGACCACGGATACGCCCTACAACACGTACACGCGGCCGGGCCTGCCGCCTACGCCGATCGCCCTTCCGGGCAGGCCGGCGCTGGAAGCTGCCTTGCATCCGGCCGAGGGCAGCGAGCTGTATTTCGTTTCGCGTGGCGACGGCAGCCACGTGTTCTCCAGCACACTGGAAGAACACAATCGCCATGTCGCGTGCTTTCAGTTGAAGCGGTGCCAATGA
- the tmk gene encoding dTMP kinase, with translation MNHERGKFISLEGGEGAGKSTLLAGLRACIERHGVDLVLTREPGGTELGEAVRAIVLDPARRNMAAETELLLMFASRAQLVREVIEPALAAGRWVLCDRFTDASYAYQGGGRGQPAERIAALEQWATGGLAPDITLLLDLPVATGRARAAGRGDADRIEVEADAFFERVRSAYRARAAAHPGRFRLIDANGSPADVLRAAEEAIAHLFGAAP, from the coding sequence ATGAATCACGAACGTGGAAAGTTCATCAGCCTTGAAGGCGGCGAAGGCGCCGGCAAGAGCACATTGCTCGCCGGTCTGCGCGCCTGCATCGAGCGACATGGTGTCGACCTGGTATTGACGCGCGAGCCGGGCGGTACCGAACTCGGCGAGGCGGTGCGTGCCATCGTGCTCGACCCCGCGCGACGAAACATGGCGGCGGAGACCGAGCTGTTGCTGATGTTCGCCTCGCGCGCCCAGTTGGTCCGCGAAGTGATCGAACCGGCGCTGGCGGCGGGACGCTGGGTGCTGTGCGATCGCTTCACCGATGCCAGTTACGCCTATCAGGGCGGCGGCCGCGGCCAGCCGGCCGAACGGATCGCGGCGCTGGAGCAGTGGGCGACCGGCGGCTTGGCGCCGGACATCACCTTGCTGCTGGACCTGCCGGTCGCCACCGGCCGCGCACGCGCGGCCGGAAGAGGCGACGCGGACCGTATCGAAGTCGAGGCCGATGCGTTCTTCGAGCGCGTGCGCTCGGCTTATCGCGCGCGCGCCGCGGCGCATCCCGGGCGCTTCCGCCTGATCGACGCCAACGGCTCGCCGGCCGATGTCCTGCGCGCCGCGGAGGAAGCCATCGCTCACTTGTTCGGGGCCGCACCATGA
- the fabF gene encoding beta-ketoacyl-ACP synthase II, whose translation MSKRRVVVTGLGIISPVGNDIATAWDNVLKGVSGIGPVSHFDAAGYATRIAGEVRGFDPAQWIAPKDIKKMDPFIHYGIAAGTQALRDSGLEVTEANAPRVGVAVAAGIGGLHTIEHTSIELHEKGPRRVSPFFVPSSIINMVSGHLSIMYGLKGPNIACVTACTTGTHNIGLAARMIQYGDADVMIAGGAEFATTGTAMAGFCSAKAMSTRNDEPTKASRPWDKDRDGFVLSDGAGVLVLEEYEHAKARGAKIYCELVGFGMSGDAYHITAPSEGGEGAARCMDSALKDGGINPADVQYVNAHGTSTPLGDLGEVLAAKRVFGDHAYKLAMSSTKSVTGHLLGAAGGVEAIFSILALRDQVVPPTINLDEPGEGCDLDFVPNTARETKLDVVISNSFGFGGTNGTLAFRRL comes from the coding sequence ATGAGCAAACGACGTGTGGTTGTAACTGGGCTCGGCATCATTTCGCCGGTCGGCAACGATATCGCCACGGCCTGGGACAACGTTTTGAAGGGTGTGAGCGGCATCGGGCCGGTGAGCCACTTCGACGCTGCGGGCTACGCCACGCGCATCGCCGGCGAAGTGCGTGGTTTCGATCCTGCGCAGTGGATCGCCCCTAAAGACATCAAGAAGATGGACCCGTTCATCCACTACGGCATCGCCGCAGGCACGCAAGCCCTGCGCGATTCCGGTTTGGAAGTGACGGAAGCCAACGCGCCGCGCGTCGGTGTGGCGGTCGCCGCCGGCATCGGCGGCCTGCATACCATCGAGCACACCTCGATCGAACTGCACGAAAAGGGCCCGCGTCGCGTGTCGCCGTTCTTCGTGCCCAGCTCGATCATCAACATGGTGTCCGGCCATCTGTCGATCATGTATGGCCTGAAGGGCCCGAACATCGCCTGCGTCACCGCCTGCACTACGGGCACGCACAACATCGGTCTGGCCGCGCGCATGATCCAGTACGGCGACGCCGACGTGATGATCGCTGGCGGCGCTGAGTTCGCTACCACCGGCACGGCGATGGCGGGCTTCTGCTCGGCCAAGGCGATGTCCACCCGCAACGACGAGCCGACCAAGGCGAGCCGTCCGTGGGACAAGGATCGCGACGGCTTCGTGCTGTCCGACGGCGCCGGCGTGCTGGTGCTGGAGGAATACGAGCACGCCAAGGCGCGCGGCGCGAAGATCTACTGCGAGCTGGTTGGCTTCGGCATGAGTGGCGATGCCTACCACATCACCGCCCCCAGCGAGGGCGGCGAGGGTGCGGCCCGCTGCATGGACAGCGCACTGAAGGACGGCGGCATCAATCCGGCCGACGTGCAGTACGTCAACGCGCATGGCACCTCGACGCCGCTCGGCGACCTGGGTGAAGTGCTCGCGGCCAAGCGAGTGTTCGGCGATCATGCCTACAAGCTCGCCATGAGTTCGACCAAGTCGGTCACCGGCCATCTGTTGGGCGCGGCGGGCGGCGTGGAGGCGATCTTCTCGATCCTCGCGCTGCGCGACCAGGTGGTCCCGCCGACCATCAACCTGGACGAGCCGGGCGAAGGCTGCGACCTGGACTTCGTACCGAATACGGCACGCGAGACGAAGCTGGACGTGGTGATCTCCAACTCCTTCGGCTTCGGCGGCACCAACGGCACGCTGGCGTTCCGCCGCCTCTGA
- the pabC gene encoding aminodeoxychorismate lyase, whose protein sequence is MTGSFRVLVDGVEGGALSPLDRGLTYGDGLFETIRFVQGRAPLWGRHMRRLSESCGRLRLPVPDQALLAQEATELARGMPDAVVRIVITRGVGERGYVLPTAPRLSRIVAAFAVPVPHASAYRDGVRLRLCRLRLAEQPALAGMKHLNRLEQVLARAEWDDPAIADGVLLDASGRVVSSTMANLFAVIGDRLVTPSLDRCGVAGVGRAEVLAARDVEIRDLALDELFRASELFLSSSVRGILPVQALADTVYVPGPVTRALQSHWRGLGLPTEQA, encoded by the coding sequence ATGACCGGCTCGTTCCGGGTGCTGGTCGATGGCGTCGAGGGCGGCGCACTGTCCCCGCTCGATCGCGGGCTCACCTATGGCGACGGTCTGTTCGAAACGATTCGCTTCGTTCAAGGCCGGGCTCCCTTGTGGGGTCGCCACATGCGGCGCCTTTCCGAAAGTTGCGGACGCCTGCGGCTGCCGGTTCCCGATCAGGCGCTGCTGGCGCAGGAGGCCACGGAACTCGCACGTGGGATGCCGGATGCGGTGGTGCGCATCGTCATCACCCGCGGCGTAGGCGAGCGCGGTTACGTGCTGCCGACGGCGCCGCGTCTTAGCCGCATCGTGGCGGCTTTCGCCGTTCCGGTGCCGCATGCCAGCGCCTACCGGGATGGCGTGCGGCTGCGCCTGTGCCGACTGCGGCTGGCGGAACAGCCGGCGCTGGCCGGCATGAAGCATCTCAATCGGCTGGAGCAGGTGCTGGCGCGGGCGGAGTGGGACGACCCGGCCATTGCCGATGGCGTACTCCTGGACGCTTCCGGGCGCGTCGTTTCTTCCACGATGGCCAACCTGTTCGCCGTGATCGGCGACCGGCTGGTCACGCCATCGCTGGATCGCTGCGGCGTGGCCGGCGTAGGGCGCGCCGAGGTGCTGGCCGCGCGCGACGTGGAGATCCGCGACTTGGCGCTGGACGAGCTGTTTCGTGCCAGTGAGCTTTTCCTCAGTTCGAGCGTCCGCGGCATCCTGCCGGTGCAGGCACTGGCCGATACCGTGTATGTTCCCGGACCGGTCACCCGCGCCCTGCAATCGCACTGGCGCGGCCTGGGTCTTCCGACGGAGCAGGCATGA
- the holB gene encoding DNA polymerase III subunit delta': MSPMPWHAEHWERLQARRRRDAMPHALLLCGPAGLGKRDFLRRFVRGLLCEQSVEGEACGRCRSCLLLDAGTHPDLVMLGLGLRKDGAQRSDIVVDQIRDLSARLAMASQFGGWQVACIDPADAMNTAAANALLKTLEEPSPNTLLLLVADAPWRMPQTIRSRCQRIEFQLPSREEALAWLQAEGVKDAAAALDAAGGNPGMAKTWAVEGALARRQEVRKDLVALAAGRGETMEVVRRWLDNEPEQRLWFAAQAAADEARGRAAAGSGPLASHLDAEALDDWYRAANQTRDALRGPLRGDLLLLELLSRWR, translated from the coding sequence ATGAGTCCGATGCCCTGGCATGCGGAGCATTGGGAGCGGCTGCAGGCGCGCCGGCGCCGCGATGCCATGCCGCACGCGCTGCTGCTGTGCGGTCCGGCGGGACTGGGCAAGCGCGACTTTCTGCGCCGCTTCGTGCGCGGCCTGCTGTGCGAACAGTCCGTGGAAGGCGAGGCCTGCGGCCGGTGCCGCAGCTGCCTGCTGCTCGACGCGGGCACGCACCCGGACCTGGTCATGCTCGGCCTCGGGTTGCGCAAGGACGGGGCGCAGCGCAGCGACATCGTGGTCGACCAGATCCGCGATCTCTCCGCGCGCTTGGCCATGGCCAGCCAGTTCGGCGGCTGGCAGGTCGCCTGCATCGATCCGGCCGATGCCATGAATACCGCGGCGGCGAACGCCTTGCTCAAGACCCTCGAGGAGCCTTCGCCGAACACCTTGCTCCTGCTCGTCGCCGATGCGCCCTGGCGCATGCCGCAGACCATCCGCAGCCGTTGCCAGCGCATCGAATTCCAGTTGCCTTCGCGCGAAGAGGCGCTGGCCTGGCTGCAGGCCGAAGGCGTGAAGGATGCGGCGGCCGCGCTGGACGCCGCCGGGGGCAATCCCGGCATGGCCAAGACCTGGGCGGTAGAAGGCGCGCTGGCTCGCCGCCAGGAAGTGCGCAAGGACCTCGTCGCGCTGGCCGCTGGCCGCGGCGAAACGATGGAAGTCGTGCGTCGGTGGCTGGACAACGAGCCGGAGCAGCGACTGTGGTTCGCGGCGCAGGCGGCTGCCGACGAAGCGCGTGGCCGAGCGGCGGCAGGCAGCGGACCGCTCGCCAGCCATCTGGATGCCGAGGCGCTGGATGACTGGTATCGCGCTGCGAATCAGACTCGCGACGCCCTGCGTGGTCCCCTGCGCGGCGACCTGCTGCTGCTCGAGCTGCTGTCGCGCTGGCGTTGA
- the acpP gene encoding acyl carrier protein → MSTIEERVKKIVAEQLGVKEEEVKQNSSFVDDLGADSLDTVELVMALEEEFETEIPDEEAEKITTVKDAVDYIKAHTKE, encoded by the coding sequence ATGAGCACCATCGAAGAGCGCGTCAAAAAGATCGTTGCCGAGCAGCTGGGCGTGAAGGAAGAAGAGGTTAAGCAGAACTCTTCGTTCGTTGACGATCTGGGCGCGGATTCGCTGGACACCGTCGAGCTGGTGATGGCGCTCGAGGAAGAGTTCGAGACCGAGATCCCGGACGAAGAAGCCGAGAAGATCACCACGGTGAAGGACGCGGTCGACTACATCAAGGCTCATACCAAGGAATGA
- the fabD gene encoding ACP S-malonyltransferase, translating to MTQNAASLAFVFPGQGSQSVGMLAELAAAHAEVRAAFDEASQGAGTDLWALSQQGPEDLLNRTENTQPALLAASVAVWRVWQKLGGVRPAQLSGHSLGEYSALVCADALSLHDAAALVAERGRLMQAAVPAGVGAMAAILGGDDAQIAAVCEEVAQGQVVAPANFNSPGQLVIAGHAEAVDRALARLAELGVKKAIKLAVSVPSHCALMRDAADRLGERMSSLQWREPTIPVVQNAEALAYSKIEDIRGALQRQLYLPVRWTQCVQALVGGGATRLAECGPGKVLAGLIKRIDKSVDARAIGTPADLDAARTEWA from the coding sequence ATGACTCAGAACGCCGCATCGCTCGCTTTCGTCTTTCCTGGCCAGGGCTCGCAGTCCGTCGGCATGCTGGCGGAACTCGCCGCCGCCCACGCGGAAGTGAGGGCTGCGTTCGATGAAGCCTCGCAAGGCGCCGGGACCGATCTGTGGGCCCTAAGCCAGCAGGGGCCGGAAGATCTGCTCAACCGCACCGAGAACACCCAGCCTGCACTGCTGGCCGCGAGCGTGGCGGTGTGGCGCGTCTGGCAGAAGCTCGGCGGCGTGCGGCCGGCGCAGCTCTCGGGTCATAGCCTGGGCGAATACAGCGCATTGGTCTGCGCCGACGCCTTGTCGTTGCACGATGCAGCCGCGCTGGTGGCCGAGCGCGGCCGCCTGATGCAGGCGGCAGTGCCGGCGGGCGTGGGCGCCATGGCCGCGATTCTTGGTGGCGACGATGCGCAGATCGCCGCGGTCTGTGAAGAAGTGGCGCAAGGCCAGGTCGTCGCTCCCGCGAACTTCAATTCGCCGGGCCAGCTGGTGATCGCCGGTCATGCGGAAGCGGTGGATCGCGCCCTGGCCAGGCTCGCCGAGCTGGGCGTCAAGAAGGCCATCAAGCTGGCCGTGTCCGTGCCCTCGCATTGCGCACTGATGCGCGATGCCGCGGACAGGCTGGGCGAGCGGATGAGCAGCCTCCAGTGGCGTGAACCCACGATCCCCGTGGTGCAGAACGCCGAAGCCCTTGCCTACAGCAAGATCGAGGATATCCGCGGCGCATTGCAGCGTCAGCTCTACCTGCCGGTGCGCTGGACCCAGTGCGTGCAGGCGCTGGTGGGCGGCGGCGCGACGCGCCTGGCCGAATGCGGCCCGGGCAAGGTTTTGGCCGGCCTCATCAAGCGTATCGACAAGAGCGTCGACGCCCGTGCCATCGGCACGCCGGCCGATTTGGACGCTGCGCGTACCGAGTGGGCCTGA
- the rpmF gene encoding 50S ribosomal protein L32, with translation MAVAKSRKTPSTRGMRRSHDALKTVQLATDPTSGEVHLRHHVTKDGYYRGKKVIDTNTAVVEED, from the coding sequence ATGGCCGTTGCCAAGAGCCGCAAAACCCCGTCCACCCGCGGCATGCGTCGTTCGCACGATGCGCTGAAGACCGTGCAGCTGGCCACCGATCCGACCAGCGGCGAGGTGCACCTGCGCCACCACGTCACCAAGGACGGCTACTACCGCGGCAAGAAGGTCATCGACACCAACACCGCGGTGGTCGAAGAGGACTGA
- a CDS encoding YceD family protein, giving the protein MSVTLPESVDAWRMVSARRSFQGALPIADLRRLSEVLAGTEGEARFELDFGRDEFGNAYLDVRVDAPLMLICQRSLEPFVLPVKVDSRLGLIRHERDEAALPGGSEPLLVAEDGKLALADVIEDELLLALPLVPVNPDSKLPDEVVTPSPGEHSGEGRSDNPFAVLRELKK; this is encoded by the coding sequence ATGTCCGTGACACTGCCAGAGTCCGTGGACGCTTGGCGCATGGTCTCGGCGCGGCGTTCGTTCCAGGGGGCGTTGCCCATCGCCGATCTGCGGCGCCTGAGCGAGGTTCTCGCCGGCACCGAGGGAGAAGCCCGGTTCGAGCTGGACTTCGGTCGTGACGAGTTCGGCAATGCGTACCTCGATGTGCGCGTCGACGCTCCGCTCATGCTGATCTGCCAGCGTTCCCTGGAGCCTTTCGTGCTTCCGGTGAAGGTGGACAGCCGGCTCGGCCTGATCCGCCATGAGCGCGATGAGGCGGCGCTGCCTGGCGGCAGCGAGCCGTTGCTGGTCGCCGAGGACGGGAAGCTGGCCTTGGCGGATGTGATCGAAGACGAATTGCTGTTGGCGCTGCCGCTGGTGCCGGTCAATCCGGACAGTAAGCTGCCCGACGAAGTAGTGACCCCGTCGCCCGGGGAACATTCCGGCGAGGGACGTTCCGACAACCCGTTCGCGGTTCTGCGCGAACTCAAGAAATAA
- a CDS encoding aminodeoxychorismate synthase component I: MTSISRSLHGRRDLLAPAAAFPDRYPCLLQSVVRGTPQTRFDLLFAFPCDSLTLHGDGRVVDAAGAVQSQGFLHALDAAWQAERIPCAMDDGLPFHGGWVLLLAYELAGEIEPRLRLRHSDVLPVALALRCPAAVIVDHERDCTVLVAEPGHEDLLDRMAADLDASPVILPLPSPQVQGEDDPCRFLDGVARIHEHLHAGDIFQVNLSRAWRARYAEPPSPASLYASLREANPAPFAGLFQQPGWAVVSSSPERLVEVRRGVAQTRPIAGTRPRTPADDELARIRELRTHPKERAEHVMLIDLERNDLGRVCVPGTVEVDELMVVESYAHVHHIVSNVRGRLRAGVTPGQVIAATFPGGTITGCPKVRCMEIIAALEDAPRGAYTGAMGYLDRNGDLDLNILIRTLTLAGREVSLRAGAGIVADSVAEKELDETRAKARGLLRALGVADG; encoded by the coding sequence GTGACTTCCATCAGCCGTAGTCTGCACGGCCGGCGCGACCTGCTCGCGCCGGCCGCTGCATTTCCGGACCGCTATCCCTGCCTGCTGCAGAGCGTGGTACGCGGCACGCCGCAGACCCGTTTCGACCTGCTCTTCGCCTTTCCCTGCGACAGCCTGACACTGCATGGCGACGGCCGCGTGGTGGACGCCGCAGGCGCCGTGCAGTCGCAGGGTTTCCTGCATGCGCTCGATGCCGCGTGGCAGGCCGAGCGCATTCCATGCGCCATGGATGATGGCCTGCCGTTCCATGGCGGATGGGTCCTGTTGCTCGCCTACGAACTGGCAGGGGAGATCGAACCGCGCTTGCGGCTGAGGCATTCGGACGTTCTACCCGTTGCGCTCGCACTCCGTTGCCCCGCGGCGGTCATCGTCGATCACGAGCGCGATTGCACCGTATTGGTCGCCGAGCCGGGGCACGAGGATCTGCTCGACCGCATGGCAGCGGACCTTGACGCTTCGCCGGTCATTCTGCCGCTGCCGTCGCCGCAGGTGCAGGGTGAGGACGACCCGTGCCGTTTTCTCGATGGCGTCGCGCGCATCCATGAGCACCTTCACGCGGGCGACATCTTCCAGGTCAACCTGTCGCGGGCGTGGCGGGCGCGCTACGCGGAGCCGCCGTCGCCGGCGTCCCTCTATGCCTCGCTGCGCGAAGCCAATCCGGCGCCGTTCGCGGGCCTGTTCCAGCAGCCTGGCTGGGCGGTGGTGAGCTCGTCGCCCGAGCGGCTCGTCGAGGTGCGCCGCGGCGTGGCGCAGACGCGCCCGATCGCCGGCACGCGTCCGCGTACGCCGGCGGACGACGAACTGGCGCGTATCCGCGAGTTGCGCACCCACCCCAAGGAGCGTGCCGAGCACGTCATGCTCATCGATCTGGAACGCAACGACCTGGGTCGCGTCTGCGTGCCGGGCACGGTGGAGGTGGACGAGCTGATGGTGGTGGAAAGCTATGCCCACGTGCATCACATCGTTTCCAACGTGCGCGGCCGGTTGCGCGCGGGCGTCACGCCTGGACAGGTGATCGCGGCGACGTTTCCCGGCGGCACCATCACCGGCTGCCCCAAGGTGCGCTGCATGGAGATCATCGCCGCCCTGGAAGACGCGCCGCGCGGCGCGTATACCGGTGCCATGGGCTACCTCGACCGTAATGGCGACCTGGACCTGAACATCCTCATCCGCACACTCACGCTGGCCGGCCGGGAAGTGAGCCTGCGCGCCGGTGCCGGCATCGTCGCCGATTCCGTGGCGGAGAAAGAACTGGACGAGACGCGGGCCAAGGCGCGCGGCCTGTTGCGGGCGCTGGGAGTGGCGGACGGATGA
- the fabG gene encoding 3-oxoacyl-ACP reductase FabG, with the protein MSKTLQGEIALVTGASRGIGAAIADELAAQGATVIGTATSESGAAAIGERLAAHGGQGRVLNVTEPGAIEALVDAIAKDVGPLSILVNNAGITRDQLLMRMRDEDWQAILDTNLTSVYRASKAVMRGMMKARKGRIISIASVIGLTGNPGQSNYAAAKAGIIAFSKSLAREIGSRGITVNVVAPGFIDTDMTRSLPEESKQALLGQIALGRLGEASDIAKAVAFLASPAAAYITGETLHVNGGMYMP; encoded by the coding sequence ATGAGCAAGACTCTGCAAGGTGAAATCGCCCTCGTCACCGGCGCCAGCCGCGGCATCGGCGCGGCGATTGCGGACGAACTGGCGGCCCAGGGCGCCACCGTGATCGGCACGGCCACGAGCGAGAGTGGCGCGGCCGCGATCGGCGAGCGTCTCGCTGCGCATGGCGGCCAGGGACGCGTTCTCAACGTGACCGAGCCCGGCGCGATCGAAGCGCTGGTGGATGCGATCGCCAAGGACGTCGGCCCGCTTTCCATCCTCGTCAACAATGCCGGCATCACCCGCGACCAGTTGCTGATGCGCATGCGCGACGAGGACTGGCAGGCGATTCTCGATACCAACCTCACCTCGGTCTACCGGGCTTCCAAGGCGGTCATGCGCGGCATGATGAAGGCGCGCAAGGGCCGCATCATTTCCATCGCGTCAGTCATCGGCCTCACCGGTAACCCGGGCCAGTCGAATTACGCCGCGGCCAAGGCGGGCATCATCGCCTTCTCCAAGTCGCTGGCTCGCGAGATCGGCAGTCGCGGCATTACCGTCAACGTGGTCGCCCCGGGCTTCATCGATACCGACATGACGCGTTCGCTGCCGGAGGAATCCAAGCAGGCGCTGCTGGGCCAGATCGCCCTGGGGCGCCTGGGCGAGGCGAGCGATATCGCCAAGGCGGTGGCCTTCCTGGCATCGCCCGCAGCGGCCTACATCACCGGTGAGACGCTTCATGTGAACGGCGGCATGTACATGCCGTAA
- a CDS encoding beta-ketoacyl-ACP synthase III, which produces MAQIYSRIIATGSALPERVVTNADLEKFVDTSDEWIRERTGIRQRHIAADGETTGDLAALAAQRALEAAGVKASELDLIVMGTTTPDIIFPSTACLVQHRLGANGCAAFDVNAACSGFVYALGVADKFIRSGQSKKVLVIGAETLTRMLDWDDRTTCVLFGDGAGAVVLEASSEPGIYATCLHADGGHKELLYNPVGVSVGFKDEKNHGVRVMMAGREVFKVAVKTLDALVEETLTAAGMDASQLDWLIPHQANLRIIEATAKRLSMPMDKVIVTVDKHANTSAGSVPLALDYAVRSGKVQRGQNLLLEAFGGGFTWASALLRY; this is translated from the coding sequence ATGGCCCAGATCTATTCCCGCATCATCGCCACCGGCAGCGCGCTGCCGGAGCGTGTCGTCACCAATGCCGACCTGGAGAAATTTGTCGATACCAGCGACGAATGGATCCGCGAGCGCACCGGCATCCGTCAGCGCCATATCGCCGCCGACGGCGAGACCACCGGCGATCTCGCCGCGCTGGCAGCGCAGCGCGCGCTGGAAGCTGCGGGCGTCAAGGCGTCCGAGCTCGATCTGATCGTCATGGGCACCACCACGCCCGACATCATTTTTCCTTCTACGGCCTGCCTGGTGCAGCACCGCCTTGGCGCGAACGGCTGCGCTGCGTTCGATGTCAATGCGGCCTGCTCGGGCTTCGTCTATGCGCTTGGCGTCGCCGACAAATTCATTCGTAGCGGCCAGTCCAAGAAGGTGCTGGTGATCGGTGCCGAGACGCTGACCCGCATGCTGGACTGGGACGACCGTACTACTTGCGTGCTGTTCGGCGACGGTGCCGGCGCCGTGGTGCTGGAGGCCTCGTCCGAACCGGGCATCTATGCCACCTGCCTGCATGCCGACGGCGGCCACAAGGAACTGCTGTACAACCCGGTCGGCGTGTCGGTCGGATTCAAGGATGAGAAGAACCATGGCGTGCGCGTGATGATGGCCGGCCGCGAAGTGTTCAAGGTTGCCGTGAAAACGCTGGACGCACTGGTCGAGGAAACCCTTACCGCTGCCGGCATGGATGCATCACAGCTGGACTGGCTGATACCGCACCAGGCAAACCTGCGCATTATCGAAGCCACCGCCAAGCGCTTGAGCATGCCGATGGACAAGGTCATCGTCACGGTGGACAAGCATGCCAACACCTCGGCCGGCTCGGTGCCGCTGGCGCTCGACTACGCCGTGCGTTCGGGCAAGGTGCAGCGTGGCCAGAATCTCTTGCTGGAAGCCTTCGGTGGCGGATTCACCTGGGCATCGGCGCTGCTGCGCTACTGA